Proteins from a genomic interval of Quercus lobata isolate SW786 chromosome 11, ValleyOak3.0 Primary Assembly, whole genome shotgun sequence:
- the LOC115966537 gene encoding uncharacterized protein LOC115966537: MSKGKEKVGGSKQFRWLPPMHEMMLKILTEEAGKGNKPSNTFRAGSFALVAKEITAHFGVECHPVFVENRMRTLRSMWSTIQELRRKSGFGWDENLKMITCDAKTYQEEVMAHRKHAEYLNKKIEFYDELAIVVGKDTATGGFAKSGVDIENEPDNGDNGDSADFVADNVEECVVEKGKNANESSTTGSRISKSRKRGRAASTVDDSVLTDLSDQLKEITGALKEINRGPVDYTTLYNEVMAMMAEGYSEDMLATAFDHLCENEKTARGFLAKNARLRKLWLDGYFFSQI; the protein is encoded by the exons ATGTCAAAGGGGAAAGAAAAAGTTGGTGGCAGCAAGCAATTTAGGTGGCTGCCACCTATGCATGAGATGATGCTAAAGATACTTACAGAGGAGGCTGGAAAGGGCAATAAGCCCTCTAATACTTTTAGGGCCGGCTCCTTTGCTCTTGTAGCCAAGGAGATAACGGCCCATTTCGGGGTTGAGTGCCACCCTGTATTTGTGGAGAACCGGATGCGGACTCTAAGGTCCATGTGGTCAACTATTCAAGAGCTTAGAAGGAAGAGTGGATTCGGTTGGGACGAAAATCTGAAAATGATAACTTGTGACGCAAAAACATACCAAGAAGAAGTTATG GCACATCGGAAGCATGCCGAGTAtctgaacaaaaaaattgagttttacgATGAATTAGCGATTGTGGTGGGAAAGGACACAGCCACAGGTGGCTTTGCTAAGTCCGGAGTGGATATCGAAAATGAGCCAGATAATGGGGATAATGGGGATAGTGCAGACTTTGTCGCAGATAATGTGGAGGAATGTGTGGTTGAAAAGGGGAAGAACGCAAATGAATCATCCACCACTGGGTCGAGAATTTCCAAGTCCCGCAAAAGAGGGCGTGCAGCTTCTACTGTTGATGATAGTGTGCTGACTGATCTGTCTGATCAGCTGAAGGAAATAACTGGCGCTCTGAAAGAAATTAATCGGGGCCCGGTAGATTATACAACTTTGTATAATGAGGTAATGGCTATGATGGCGGAGGGATATAGCGAAGATATGCTCGCTACTGCCTTCGACCATCTTTGTGAGAATGAGAAGACGGCACGTGGATTTTTAGCCAAGAATGCTAGGTTGAGGAAGCTATGGTTAGAtggttattttttctcacaaatttgA